A genomic window from Algoriphagus sp. Y33 includes:
- a CDS encoding glycoside hydrolase family 105 protein, whose amino-acid sequence MKKKFLPIRSLLLVIMTAWVSSCNQKSQESDLPEAENTTEKAYSIWMADSEIVRNPEGWTIDFNKKPKWEYTHGLIMSAMQAVWKEKGEQRFYDYTKKFADFMVDSTGNILTYKKTDYNIDRVNGGKFLINLYEESGEKKYRLAIEELRDQMRNHPRNKEGGFWHKKVYPHQMWLDGIYMGSPFLAQYAATFDEPALFDDVANQIIVMDNYGYSEETGLFHHAWDESKEQKWADPETGLSTNYWGRSIGWFAMALVDVLDFLPNDHPKRNDVIAVTQKLAKGIQRYQTPEGVWYQVVDQGTREGNYLESSASGMFTYFLLKGAEKGYLDQDDLAAGKKAYEGMLAEFVREDADGGISLTNVCGVAGLGGNPYRDGSFEYYVGEEIRVNDPKGVGPFILASLEYEALSK is encoded by the coding sequence ATGAAAAAGAAATTTCTACCAATACGATCACTCCTACTTGTTATAATGACAGCTTGGGTTTCTTCTTGTAATCAAAAATCACAAGAATCAGACCTTCCGGAAGCGGAAAACACTACAGAAAAAGCCTATTCCATTTGGATGGCGGATTCTGAAATAGTCCGCAATCCGGAAGGATGGACTATAGATTTCAATAAAAAGCCGAAATGGGAGTACACCCATGGTTTGATTATGTCAGCCATGCAGGCTGTATGGAAGGAAAAAGGAGAGCAGCGCTTTTATGACTATACCAAGAAGTTTGCTGATTTCATGGTGGACAGTACAGGCAATATCCTGACTTACAAGAAGACGGATTACAATATTGACCGGGTCAATGGAGGTAAGTTTCTGATCAATCTCTACGAAGAATCAGGAGAGAAAAAATACAGATTGGCAATAGAAGAATTGCGGGATCAGATGCGCAACCATCCCCGAAATAAGGAAGGCGGTTTTTGGCACAAAAAAGTCTATCCACATCAGATGTGGTTGGATGGCATCTATATGGGATCTCCGTTCTTGGCACAATATGCAGCTACATTCGATGAACCGGCACTTTTTGATGATGTGGCAAACCAGATTATAGTGATGGACAACTATGGCTACAGTGAAGAAACAGGGCTTTTTCATCACGCATGGGATGAAAGCAAGGAACAGAAATGGGCAGATCCGGAGACTGGGCTCTCTACAAATTATTGGGGAAGGAGCATAGGATGGTTTGCGATGGCGCTGGTGGATGTACTGGATTTTCTCCCAAATGATCATCCAAAAAGAAACGATGTAATAGCTGTTACACAAAAGCTTGCCAAAGGAATTCAACGCTATCAGACTCCGGAGGGAGTGTGGTATCAGGTCGTAGATCAGGGTACACGGGAGGGGAATTACCTCGAATCATCAGCCTCGGGGATGTTTACATATTTTCTTTTGAAAGGAGCTGAAAAGGGATATTTGGATCAGGATGATCTTGCCGCAGGCAAAAAAGCTTATGAAGGGATGCTGGCTGAGTTTGTCCGTGAAGATGCAGATGGAGGGATCAGCTTGACAAATGTCTGTGGAGTTGCCGGATTGGGTGGCAATCCTTACCGTGATGGCTCTTTCGAATATTATGTAGGGGAAGAAATCCGGGTGAACGATCCGAAAG